CGAGGTGACCTACACAGGTCAGACGACACTGGACATCCTGATGACGACGACCGCCAACCAGCTGAACGCAGTCGTAGTGACTGCCATGGGTATCGAACGTCAGTCGAAAACACTCTCCTATGCTGCCGAAACGGTCGGCGGCGATGACGTGGCCGACATCAAGTCGGTCAATATGATCAACGCGCTGCAGGGCAAGGCCGCCGGTCTGCAGATTACCCCGAACTCGACGGGCGCGGGCGGATCGTCGAAAATACTCTTCCGCGGTAACAAGTCGATCAACGGCTCGAACCAGCCGCTGGTCGTCGTCGACGGCGTCCCCCTGATGATGAACATCACGTCCGAACAGGTCAACAGCAACTGGGGCGCCCAGCGCGACGGCGGCGACGCCATGTCTACGATCAACCCCGACGACATCGCCTCGATCTCCCTGCTGAAAGGCGCGTCGGCCGCCGCCCTCTACGGTGCGGTAGCCGCCAACGGCGCCATCATGATCACGACCAAATCGGCCATGGCAGGGCGTCTGGCGGTGAACGTATCGAGCAACACGACCATTGACACCCCGCTCTCGCTGCCCGAATTCCAGAACACATACGGGGCGAACGGCCAATACAGTTGGGGCGACAAACTCGCGTCGAAGGCTCCCGATTACGCCGAGAAGTTCTTCCGTACGGGCTGGACGACCAACAACTCGATCTCGATCAACGGCGGCGCCGAAGACCTGCGAGCCTACTTCTCCTACGGCAACGTAACATCCGGCGGCATCACCCCTGAAAACGACTACTCGCAACACACGCTCAACGCCAAAGTCGGTTTCGACCTTTTCAACGACCACATCAAGGTCGATTTCAACGCCAAATACGTGAACCAGCACATCTCGAACCAGCCGGCCGGCGGTTTCGTCTTCAACCCGCTCGTCGGCACCTACACCTTCCCGCGCGGCGGCGACTGGAACGGCTACAAAAGCAACTTCGAGACCTACAACGGCGAGCTCAACGCCAACGTCCAGAACTGGGTGACTACCACCGACGAGACCAACAGCAACCCCTACTGGCTGCTCAACCGCGAACGCCCCGTCGTCGAACGCAACCGCTACGAATTCGGCGGATCGATCAAATACCAGATCATCGACGGACTTTCGCTCACGGGCCGCATGCGCTACGAGCGCGCCGACGAACACTACGTACGCAACCACTACGCGTCGTCCTACGGCAATAAATACACCTACGGCAAAATGGACGACAACCGCTACTTCAGCGAACAGCTCTATGCGGACCTGCTCGCCCAGTACAACCATACGTGGGACGATTTCTCGCTCAACGCCACCCTCGGCACCAGCATGATGCAGACACGTTCGAACAACGTGAGCCTGCTCTACGAGCAGAGCAAGTTCGTCGCTCCGGGCAACGGCGGCGCCTACTATCCCAACATCTTCAACCCGTCGAATTTCTACATGAACGGCACGACCATGGGACTGGAGCGCAAACGGCTCAACTCGGTCTTCGGAGCTGTCACGTTCGGCTTCAAAGAGGCGCTCTTCCTCGACGTGACGGCCCGTAACGACTGGTCGTCGGCCCTCGCTTACACCGACGGCTACTCGTTCTTCTATCCTTCGGTGGGCGCCAGCCTTCTGCTCAACCGTTTCGTGGACATGGGCCGGAATATCGACCTGTTCAAATTCCGCGGTTCGTACTCCATCGTCGGCAACGACGTCCCCGTCTACAAGACCAATCCGCGCTATACCTACGGCGACCAAGGCGCCATCAACCCGCCCGAATCGGTGCCGTTCCGCACGCTGAAACCCGAAAAGACCCACTCGTTCGAGGTCGGTTTCGACGGAGAGTTCTTCCAGCACCGTCTGCACGTAAACGCCACCTATTACAAGACCAACACCAAGAACCAGTACTTCGAGGTGACGCTGCCGTGGGAGAGCGGTTACAAATCGCAGTTCGTCAATGCGGGCAACGTCCAGAACCAAGGCTTCGAACTGACGGCCGGCTGGTTCCAAGACTTCGGCAATGAATTCACATGGTCCACCGATCTGAATCTCTCGTACAACGACAACAAAATCATCGAGCTTTTCGACGGTATCCAAGACGGCGTAACGGTCTCCAACTTGGGCGGCGCCAAAGTGATCCTCTATGAAGGCGGCCAGTATGGCGACCTCTACGTCCGCACGCTCAAACGCGACGAGAGCGGCAAACTGGTGACGGAAACCCCCGAAGGCGCCGACTACCAGATCCCCGTAAACGGCGGCGAGCAGAATTCCGACCTGAAATACATGGGCAACATGAACTCGAAGTGGAACATGGGCTGGAACAACACGTTCCGCTACAAGGATCTGACACTGAGCATGCTCATCGACTTCCGCATCGGCGGCAAGGTCGTTTCGATGACCGAGGCCACACTCGACGGATACGGCGTATCGGAACGCACGGGCCGGGCGCGCGACCGCGGCTACGTGATGCGCGAGGGCATCAAATTCTCGAACGTCAAGGCTTACTACGACGTGGTGGGCGCGACAAGCTTCAACTCGGTCTACAACGTCGAGGATTACGTATACGACGCGACCAACGTCCGTATGCGCGAGATTTCGCTGGGCTACACTTTCCGTAACCTGTTCGGCCAGTCGAAAAACCTGACCCTTGCGTTCATCGCCCGCAACCTTTTCTTCTTCTACAAAGACGCCCCGATGGATCCCGACGTGTCGATGGGTACGGGCAACGGCCTGCAAGGCTTCGATGTCTTCAACCTGCCGACCACGCGCAGCTTCGGTCTGAACGTGAAACTGAATTTCTAATCAAAAGCGTTTACACATTATGAAACTCAAGAATATTCTTAGAAACGTTACCGCAATGGCGCTTCCCCTCGCACTGTTGGGAAGTTGTACGGGAGATTTCGAAGAGCTGAACACCAATCCCTACGAGATCGACCCCGAAGAACTGCCGTTCGAAGCGCAGTTCTCCACTCCCCTCTCGTTCAGTTACCCCACCCACCAGAACCTGTTCCAGTACTGGACCTCGTTGTCGATCGACAACTACGGCGGTTATTTCGAGGTGCCGCACAGCAACTGGACGATGGCGCGTTACGACCTCGCCCGCGGGTTCTGCGGCGGCATGCACGAGAACTTCATGCAGAAAATATTCAACAACACCCGCCGGCTGATCAAACAGTGCGACGCCGCCGGACAGCATGACTTCGCAGCCGTAGCCCGCATCGTCGAAGCGTATAACCTGCTCCAGTATACCGACACCTACGGCCCGGTTCCCTATTCGTCGGTCCTCGCAGCGGACGAACTGGCCGAACGCCCCAGCAGCTACGCCTACGACAAACAGGAAGATATCTACAAGGCGATATTCGCACAGCTGGACAAAGCGCTCGAAGGACTGGATAC
This Alistipes shahii WAL 8301 DNA region includes the following protein-coding sequences:
- a CDS encoding SusC/RagA family TonB-linked outer membrane protein encodes the protein MTSFCLIAPATALRSYAQEGGGSTLEGLIKDDSGPLLGATVIVKNTTRGTTTDMDGKFRLEGLQPGDVLQVTYVGYDPYEVTYTGQTTLDILMTTTANQLNAVVVTAMGIERQSKTLSYAAETVGGDDVADIKSVNMINALQGKAAGLQITPNSTGAGGSSKILFRGNKSINGSNQPLVVVDGVPLMMNITSEQVNSNWGAQRDGGDAMSTINPDDIASISLLKGASAAALYGAVAANGAIMITTKSAMAGRLAVNVSSNTTIDTPLSLPEFQNTYGANGQYSWGDKLASKAPDYAEKFFRTGWTTNNSISINGGAEDLRAYFSYGNVTSGGITPENDYSQHTLNAKVGFDLFNDHIKVDFNAKYVNQHISNQPAGGFVFNPLVGTYTFPRGGDWNGYKSNFETYNGELNANVQNWVTTTDETNSNPYWLLNRERPVVERNRYEFGGSIKYQIIDGLSLTGRMRYERADEHYVRNHYASSYGNKYTYGKMDDNRYFSEQLYADLLAQYNHTWDDFSLNATLGTSMMQTRSNNVSLLYEQSKFVAPGNGGAYYPNIFNPSNFYMNGTTMGLERKRLNSVFGAVTFGFKEALFLDVTARNDWSSALAYTDGYSFFYPSVGASLLLNRFVDMGRNIDLFKFRGSYSIVGNDVPVYKTNPRYTYGDQGAINPPESVPFRTLKPEKTHSFEVGFDGEFFQHRLHVNATYYKTNTKNQYFEVTLPWESGYKSQFVNAGNVQNQGFELTAGWFQDFGNEFTWSTDLNLSYNDNKIIELFDGIQDGVTVSNLGGAKVILYEGGQYGDLYVRTLKRDESGKLVTETPEGADYQIPVNGGEQNSDLKYMGNMNSKWNMGWNNTFRYKDLTLSMLIDFRIGGKVVSMTEATLDGYGVSERTGRARDRGYVMREGIKFSNVKAYYDVVGATSFNSVYNVEDYVYDATNVRMREISLGYTFRNLFGQSKNLTLAFIARNLFFFYKDAPMDPDVSMGTGNGLQGFDVFNLPTTRSFGLNVKLNF